CCTTTACCAGATTGTTTACTTCAATAAATGGCATTTGGCATCCTTCTCCCGTTTTTTTATAAAAAATGTAAAAAGAAACAAATAAGAGCCGTACTAACAATTAATCTAAAATCAGAAAATAATTCAATATGATGTATTAATTGTCATTTTATATAATATTTTGTGAACTTTCTATTGTGTCTTTGTGTAGTAAAATATAAAAAAAGGGACAAACTACCTTAAAAGGTAGTGCATCCCTTTTTACTTTTTTTAGCAATCTATCTCGTTAATAGACATCAAATTAAGCTTTAAACATTTAATTACAGCCTGTGCCGAACATTCCACTTCCAGCTTTTTATAAATACTTTTTTTGTGGTACTTGACGGTATTTATGGTTATGCCTTCTTCTAAAGCTATGGTTTTATCAGGTACTCCCTTGGCAACCAGCTTAAGAATCTCCAACTGCTTCTTATTTAATATACATTCCTTCTTGTTGGGTAAAACTGAGTTTATCTCATTAGATTTTAGTTCATTTAGGATTTTGTATGCGGTAAGGTCAGCGATTATTTCAAGTTCAAATCCAACAGGCTCGTTCAGACTACATATAGCCAAATAGCCTATTTCTCTTTTTTTTGTTTCCAATGGTACCGAATAAAAATAGAATTCTCGAAGCAAGTCACAATAATGATGTGGCGGTGTGGTATAAACGGGTTCTTTCGTTTTCATGGACAAAGCTATTGCATTGGTTCCGATTGCTCTTTCGGCAAAAGACATGCCAACCCTTATGCCGATTTTTTCAATTTTCTTGTTCAATTCTCTGCAACACTTTTTTTTAAAAGGACCCCTTCGGGGCTGGTTAATAAAAATACTAAACTCTTGTTTGCTGTAAGACGCTCAAGTTCCCTCCATATTTCATCAAACAATGATATTATCGGTTTGCTTGCATTTAATGCAGTTTGCAAAGCGTCTTCACTAATATACGTACTCACAGCAGCAGCTGAATTAATCAAACCAGAATTTATACATCTCCTCCATGACATTAGAATTTCTTCTACTGGTTGTAATCTATTCATACATATATCCCCCCTATATTCAGTTTTTTGTAGGTAAAGTACTCATATTTCAATATATTTATATTACCATACCTATAATATAAAAAGGTGATAATTATTATGTTTACCAGTTTTTGATAAATTAATGAGACAACTTAATTACTGACACACAATAGTTTTAAGGTTGGTCATTAATATAAAAAAATTGAAGGAGTTTAAGAAAGAATTGCTAAATAAGCATACTAGCCGTTGTGCTATTTGTGTACTACTCCTGTGCAGTTTACGACTAATATGCTTATATGTAATTTGTTATCAAGGACTGTATCAATTATGTCCATATTAACTATAAATCAAGCATTTCATAAGAGAGATCCCTGATCTTTGGATGAATATCCGAGTATGCATAACCGCAGCCGCGTACATGCTGTACATAAAAAATCGCAAGACGGTTTTTAACATCAATTAGTGCATATGCACCTGCAGCTCCATCCCAGCCAAATTCTCCAAGGGGGCTTTTAACTCCAGATCTTTCCTTTTCTACAAGAGTACGTACACCAAGGCCGTAACTGTAACCTATTCTGCCGAATTCATCAAAGTCCTTTTTAGATATGTCATTCATCTGATCCTTACGCATCATATCAATAGACTCTCTTGTAAGGACTCTGTATCCATCTGCACTCACCCCGTCGTTACACATGGCATCTAAAAACAGTATATAATCATCTGCTGTCGATAACAAACCGGCTCCTCCGCTTTCATATTTACTTGAAAGCTTGTAGCAGTTGGCTAGAGAGATGGGTTTTGATGTCATAGTATCCATATCGTATTCGAACTGTTCTGACATATTTGCCTTTCTGTCTGGTGTTAATTCAAAACCTGTATTCTTCATTCCCAAGGGCTTAAGAATATGTTCCTCCAGGTATTCTCCGAACTTTTGTCCTGATACCTCTTCTATAACTGCACCAAGAACATCATGGCTGAGGCTGTACAGGAAGTGGGTACCGGGTTCAAATTCTAATGGTTCATTTGCTAGTGCCCGTATAACCTGTCTGGTCGTAGCTTCATATTCGGTGTCCTCAAGTACCTTCAGTATAGATGAAGCCTGAAGGTTGTAGTTTAGCCCGCTTTGCATGGAAAGCAGATGCCTTATTGTAAGTGTATTTTTAGCAGGCACTACCTCAGAGCCACATTTTACATTCAAATGTTTGTATTCCGGCAGGTAATCAGCTACAGGAGCATCAAGCGAAACTTTTCCCTTTTCAACCAGTTGCATAATAGCAGTACATGTTATAAGCTTTGTTGCCGAGAAAAGCCAAAATAAATTTTCGGAAGTCAAGTGCTTTGTTTTTCCTGCGTCTGCAAAACCGGTAGTATGTCGAAAAACAGGCTTATGTTTGTGAAAAATAACGCAGTCACAGCCGGGTACACCCTTTGATTCTAATGAATCCAGATAATCTTTTAAAATTGCTTTGTTCAAAATAAAATTCCCCCTCAATTGTTATTCAGCGTTCAGTTCTATTTTACAACAAACCTATTATATTTAAAATATTCCATAATGAGGAGACATATGAGAAAGGCTGTGTATGAACTAGGTTCACCCACAGCCTTTTAATACTTATGGAATTTTATAGTTTATCCAATGTTTTGAGCTCAGATGTTATACTGTTTTGTGATGTTGACAGATATTCCATGGATAAAAGCAGATTTTCTATTGTGGCCTGTAGTTCCTCGCTGCTTGCTGCATTGGACTCAATAGCCTGATTAACTACTTCTACCACTTCTTCTACTGTTTTTTCATTCTGTCTAAGAAGCTCAACATTGTTTGTAACCTCTTCAACCTGTTCTTGGGATTTAATAGTAAAATCTATCAGGCCTTTTAGTGCAATCTTTGCAGAATCAATTTCAGATTTACTGTCATTTATTACAATAATCTGTTTCTCATTTCCCTCTGTAGTGGATTGTATGTCTTTTTTAATGTTACCTAATATTTCAACTATTCTGCTTGTTGCTTCCGAGCTGTCGTTTGCCAGTTTTCGTATCTGCTCAGCGACTACGGCGAAGCCTCTTCCTGCTTCTCCCGCTCTTGCTGCCTCTATTGCTGCATTAAGTGCTAACAGGTTTGTTTGGGAAGTTACGCTGTTAATAAATTCAACAATTCCACTTATTTCGTTTGAACTATTAATCAGTTGCCTGATACTTTCGTGACTACTCTTTACCTCGGTTTCAACTCTTTCCATAGCATTTGTTATTTTGCTCAGACCCTCATCACTTGTTTTTACATACTCATGAGTCTTGTTAGACATATCACTAAGGGAATGTGTAGCACTATTTACATTATTCAAGGTATTTATCATGGTTCCCATAACCTTAGTTATTTCGTCCACATGCTTCATTTCCTTCTCGTTATTAGCCGCCATTTCTCCGGAAGCCTGAGAAATCTGTTTTATGGTGTCAAATGCCTGGTTCATATTTTTACTATACTCTTGCTGTAAGCCTGATACATTACCTATACTTGTTTTGATTGTCGTTATTATTTCTTCATAGTTTTGGGTTACAACATTTATTCCATCCTGAATTTCATTTAGTTCAGCCTCTTTTACATTAACTGTTTCCAGTGTGTTGGTTTTGCTCTTACCCATTGATTTCAGGACATTTGCAAATTTATTCAGCGATTTGAGTACAAATCTCAAATATTGGAAAAGCATTAATAGGAATAATAATAGTACGAGGAAGGAAACACTTGTGTATACTATAAGATTTGAACTGACCTTTTTTTCGGTAGAATTCAGACTCTGTTTTGCAAGGCTTACACTGCTATAGTAGATTGTCGTGTCTAATTTAACATGCATTACATATCTGATTTCACTTCCGAATTTGACAGGAGCAAAAATATCACCGTTTTTGCCGTTAATGTTAATTACGGCTTTTCCGTCTTTAAACACTTGCTTTACAACATTATTCTCAACTTTTTTGCCTTTAGTCCATTCAGCCTTAGTTCCCTGCTTAAGGTTCTGTGTCAGTGCAATTCCCGCACTGTCAACTATTTGAATTGAGTTGATCCCGTTGCTGTTACTATTGTCAACATACATGCTCAATGCCTTTTCTACAACACCGGATTCACATGCAGTCTCAATAATTCCTTTATTGTCTTTTCTGGGAATTGCAGTAAATTTGAATATTTGACCTGTTTCTTCTTTAATTTTCAAAGTAGACGGTAATACCTGAGCTTTTCCGTTAAGAAGGTCTTTATATCCCTCCCATATGGAAAACAGCGATAAGCCCTTTGCTGCTTTTTCGGTTGAAGCTATAAATATACCATTCTGATCTGTCAGGTATAAATCACTCATTCCTAGCTTCTCGCCAATTGTTTTAAGATCACTGTCTGTGAGTGTTTTCTGAGAATCCATTTCTTGAAGTGCATACGCTGCATTGAGCATTGATTCATCAACCTGGTTTTCTATTGATTCTATACTCAAGCTTATTTGACTTGTTATGTTTTCTAATTGACCCTTTACCTTTTGATTTGCATCTTTATTTAAAGTATTTGTGAGACTATTGAAGTTGTTCTCTAATATTCCGTTTGATATGCCAAGAAACACAATAGCCTCAATCAAATAAGTAATAATTAGTGCAGAAAATATAATATATATTTTTGATTTTATTTTCATTTTTTAGTACACGCCCCCCCTAATTAAGTTTAAAATACTGTACTTAAAACTCTAACCTAAATAGATTATTCTAAACCTCCAATCCTTTGTGTTCTTTTTGTAACTTTATAAAATTTAATACATCATATTGCAATTAACATAAAGTATAAGGTATAATAAGTAATCTTTTTTCGACACATTCTCTCTTTGTTTGTCCTAGCTTGTACGAGTTTTTTTAGACAGTTGGCCTTTGTACTATTGTAATCTTTATTACATTTTTTTGAAATATTAATAATAAATAAAATATTTGCCAAACTAATGGATTATTTGCCATATAATGTTTATATTGTAAATGATTTTTAAATTAAAATCAAGCTATTCTCCCTATAAATTCCAAAATCAATGTTAACATAATAGCTTATAGACCCTTCGGCCCTTCTTGAGGAAATCTTTTGGCCTTTTTATATACACGCTGTATGTATTAAAATGAATTTCCTGTAATAGAATAATTATGCCAAAATAAAATGTTTGTTTATTTTTATGTTATTTTTACTTTAAATTTTATTTATGGGATGCTATAATATGAACATCGTTCATTAAAAAGGGTGATTACGTGCCAAAGATAATTGAAAATATAAAGGAAAACTTAATACTGGAAGGCAGAAAAATTCTGATAGAAAAAAGCTACAAGGAACTTAATATACGAGATACCTCAAAAAATTGCGGTATCGGTATAGGTACTTTTTACAATTATTTTAAAAACAAAGAAATGTTTGTGCATGAAATTTTCATGGATGATTGGAGAAAAGTAATAGGCCTGACAGAATCTCTTAGAGCTTCAAAAGAACCTTTAAAGGAAAAAATCAGAAAAATATACATTTGTCTGGATGGATTTGTAGATAAATATCTTTCAATTTTCTATGAAATATCCATGCTTAAAGGCTACAGTCCGGAAAGAGACAACGATATAAAGGACCTTTATCCAATGGTTGAAGAAATTTTAAATATAGAAAAAGCAAATGGAACAATAAAATCTCCACTATCTCCACAAAGTTTGTCTTATTTTATTGTTTCCAATCTGGTATACCTGAGTAAAACCAAGTATATATCATTTGACGAATTGTATAGTCACATGAATATTTAAAAAATTTTTAACATTAAGTGAACTATGTTCAGAAAGGAGAAAATATGAACACTAAGAACGACAATAAAAAAAGAATTATTGTACTGTTAATTTTCCTGTTGGGTATTTTTATGGGAGCTATTGACAGCGGTATTGTATCCCCGGCAAGAACTGTAATTAAAAACAGCTTTGGAATCAGTGAATCCCTAAGTGTATGGATGGTTACCATTTACACCTTGGCATATGCAGTAGCTATGCCTATAGTGAGTAAGCTTTCAGACAGGTACGGGCGTAAAAAGATCTATCTGACCAGCATAATTGTTTTTGCGGTTGGTTCTTTTCTATGCGGCTTATCAAATTTTTATGGGAATTACACGTTTTTCCTTATAGCAAGGGTTATTCAGGCTATCGGCGGAGGCGGAATTATGCCTATAGCAAACGCTTTTATTGGGAACAGCTTTCCCCCTGAAAAAAGAGGAACTGCACTGGGTTTTGTAGGAGGAGTCTATGGTATTGCCACAATTCTAGGCCCTACCATGGGTTCATCAATTCTGGATATTGCAGGGGTTGACAATTGGGGATGGATATTTTTTATAAACCTTCCTATAAGCTTATTGATTTTAGTATTAAGTTATAATCTTAAAGAGAATCTTGGCGATAATAACAATAAAATGGATTTAAAGGGCAGTCTAGTGCTGAGTATTATGATTTTAAGCCTTATGTATGCCCTTACAAACTTGAATTACTTCAATTTTACTGAAAGTATAAAGGATTTGAATGTTTATCCTTTCCTGATTCTATTTGTTATCTGTTTACCTTTGTTTATTCTTATAGAATCAAAAGCGGATGATCCTATTTTAAATCTGAGATATTTTAAAGAGCGTCAGATACTTTTAACTCTTATTCTTGGATTTATTACAGGTGTTGGTCTTATGGCAGTTGTTTTTATCCCTCAGTTCGCTGAAAACATTCTAAAAATTAAGACCGGTAACGGAGGATATCTGGTTACATTGATGTCGGTTTTCGCAGGAATAAGTGCACCCCTTGGAGGGAAATTTATTGATAAATACTCTGCAAAACTAGTAACAGTTCTGGGTATGATTTGCACAGCTTTTGGAGCTTTTTTCCTAGCATTTTTTACAACTGCTTACCCGAGTTTTGTTTCAATAATGGTAGGACTGATTTTTGTCGGTTTTGGTATGGGCTTTACCATGGGTACTCCCCTTAATTACCTTATGCTGTCATTTGTCGGTGAAAGTGAATCAGCTTCCGCTTTATCTACCTTGTCTTTGATAAGGTCAATCGGAGTAGCTATTTCTCCAAATATAATGATTAACTTTATAGCTGAAGCCGGCAAGGGTGTTCAAGGTAAAGTAATGGCTGTAATGCCAGAGCCTTCCGCCCCTACGTTCCCCGGTTCCCAGTATATGTCCGAGTACTTTGATATGTCCAAGATGACAAGTGGAGGCGGAGTTTCAAATACTGCAATAGAAAAGCTTAAAACAGCTGATGTTACTAATGTTGTAGATGTTTTGAAAGATTTCTCTTCAAATATGCTTGATAAATTGATACCGACAATCAAGGATAAAATACTTGAGGCTATGTCAGCTGCACCAAAAGGTGCCGCTTCACAAATCAATCTGGACAAAATTTTCAACGATTGGAAGCTGGATTATATTAATAAGATTGAAAGTGCAAGGGCAACTATTGAAAACACATTTCAGACTGCAATAAGCACAGGCTACAGAAATATGTTTATAACTGCAGGTGTTATTGCTGTTATAGGACTTATTGCAGCCCTGTTACTCAAGAATAAAAAGAAATCGATATCTGAATAAATTTTACATGATAAAAGGGGCTGTTACAATAAGAAGTTTTTATGCTTTAACACCCGTACTCCCGTATAAAATTGTATCAATGATTGCTTCCAAGTTTCCATTGATACAATTTATACTCTAAGTACAGGTTAAGAAATATTTAAATTAATTTTGCGACAACCCCTTTGTTGTTTTTGTGAAAATCATCATGGATTTACTTTTACTATGATTTTATAGTAGCTTACTGTTTTTTTGTCCTCCGAGGTTACTTTCACTATAAAGAAATCATTATTTGATATAAAAGTGTTTGCGTATACTGCATCTGTTTCAAAATTTTCTGTGTTAGCTCCTTCTGCATACTTGACTGCTTTTATCTCTGCTCCTGTATAGGTTCCTCTGAATAACGTAATATATGATCCGACATTTGTTTCGTCTGCCGCTGGCGTACCAGTCAGTACTGTTGTCCCGGCTATAGCTCCGTCTATTGTCGGAGCGGGTGTCCCTACATTATAATAGCCAATTGGTTTTCCTTTTATTGTTGACATATAATCTAGTTTTGCTTCACTGCCTGCTACCAGTCCGGGGGTTGTTACCTCTGCTCTGTATGGTGCTGACATATTTCCTTCTCCATTAACTGCCACTGCCCATACATTATATGTTGTGGAATACCTTGGAAGATTATCTATTATAATTCTCTCCTCTACATTAGCCGTTATCGGTACACTGCCTGAAGCTAATCCAGTCCCGCCTTTTCCGTTTTTACCGGCCAGTACCTGCTCCTTTGTCGGGGCAGGATCGTAATATGATACGTCACCAGTAACTACATAGTATACCCTTCCTGATTCGTCTGCCCTTACAAGCAGCTCTACTTTCTTTGTGCCTGCTGCCTGTATTTGACCCGCCTGAGGATAGTACCCCAGGTTAGGTACTCTTCCTTCAACAGTTACAGCAACTTTGTAGTAACTTATTGTTACATTATCTTCTGCTGTCACTTTAATTAAAAAGAAATCATTATTATTTATGGTCTCGTATGAGTATGCTGTATCCTTTTCAAAGTTTGCCGTAGATGCTCCGTTTGCATACTTAACCGCTTTTACCCTCGATTTTGTATCGTTTGGTGCAAATAATGTGATGTATGATCCTGCATTTGAGGTATCTGCCGCCTTGGTTGCACTTATGGTTACCCTGCCCGGTACTACAAGGCTTTGATCGGTATTGGGAGTTCCCAAGTCACTGATTGTAGTACCCTTTATTTTTGACGTTGTACTTAATACTGTACAGCTGACCGGTGCTAACTTTATCTTTTCATTAGATAATGGTGATGCAGCTGTCGCATCCAATATAAGTGTATTGTTTCCTTTTGCCGTTACTTTATAGGTATATTTGCCTGCTCCCGCTGCACTTATTGATGGCCCGAAGTCAAACCCCGCCGCTGCCTTGTCTGAAGCCACAGTTACAGGAACTATCCATGCTATTCCGTCCCTGTAGGCCTGTACGGAATAGCTGATGGCATATGGTACTTCAGTCCACTTTGCCACATTTCCTTCCCAATTGAGACCTTCACTTACCGTTGAGAGACGAATCACAGTCTGCCCTGGTGAATGAAAAGACCAAGGGCCATCCGTATAAAATACGCCGTCTCCTTTTCCCATTACAATTACGTTATAGGTGCCTTCCCCTGCTGCTCTCATAGCTGTTAAAAAGTTGTAGGAGGTTGTTCCTGCCGATAAACTTATAGGTGAACCTACATCTCCGCATTCACCGTATAACTGTACAACATAGCCTGATTCGTTTGCTAAATCATCCCATTTAGCTGTACCTGTCTCATTCAATGTTACATTTGTCACCTGTGGCAGTTTGTAAGTTAATAGTGCTGATTTTACCACAATTTTATAGTAGCTTACTTTTGAGCAATCCTCTGATGTCACCTTTATTATAAAAAAGTCATTGTTTGTTATCGGTTCATTAACATATGCAGGATCGGTTTCAAATTTTGCCGTAGATGCTTCTTCTGCATACTTGACCACCTTAACGGTTGCTTCTGCATAGGTAGCTCTAAGAGATGTAGCGTAAGGCCATACATTGGTCTCATCAATTGCCTGAGTCATTGTTAATTCTATCGTTCCGGCTGTTACACCCGCTATTGTCGGAGCAGGTGTCCCCACATTATAATAGCCAATTGTTTTTCCCTTTATTGTTGACATATAGGCCAATTTTGCTTCACTGCCTGCTACCAGTCCGGGTGTTTTGATATCCGTCCTGTGTGGTACCGACATATTGCCAATTGAATCCACAACTACTACCCATATATTGTATGTAGCGGAGTATTTTGGGAGGTCGTATATTATAATCCTCTCTTCTTTGTCGGCTGTTATTCCCGCACTGCCTGAGGCACAAGCCGGGTTACCATATTCGTCTTTGCCTGCCACCACCTGTGCCGCAGTAATATTTGAATTGTAATTCTCCGTTACTATATAGTATGCCTTCCCCGAATCGTCTGCCTTTAAAAGCACCTCTGCATTCGTTGTCCCTGCTTCCTGTATTTGACCTGCCACAGGATAGTACCCCAGTTCAGGTGCTTTTGCATCAACAGTAACGACTACTTTGTAGTATCTTATTTGTGTAGTATATTCTGACGTTACCTTTATTATAAAAAAGTCATTGTTTGAAATAGGTTGATTTGCATATGCAGCATCCGTTTCAAACCAGTTTGTTGATGCTCCGTATTTATACTTGACTGCCTTTACCTTTGCCCCCGGAGCATTATTAACAAATGATGTTATGTATGCACCTGCATTTGATGTGTCTGCTGCCTGAATCCCATTTAGCAGTACTTTTCCGGGCAAAGCAGAACTTAGTACACCTGACGGGGTTCCCAATTCTGCTATTGTAACCCCTTTTATTGTGGATTCCGTACTTAAAGTGGCATCATTTCCGGGATCACCAGCAGCATATAGATTTACCTCCAAGCCCAGACTTAAAATCTTCACAATAAAAATCATTAAACAAATACTT
This genomic stretch from Ruminiclostridium cellulolyticum H10 harbors:
- a CDS encoding helix-turn-helix transcriptional regulator; translated protein: MNKKIEKIGIRVGMSFAERAIGTNAIALSMKTKEPVYTTPPHHYCDLLREFYFYSVPLETKKREIGYLAICSLNEPVGFELEIIADLTAYKILNELKSNEINSVLPNKKECILNKKQLEILKLVAKGVPDKTIALEEGITINTVKYHKKSIYKKLEVECSAQAVIKCLKLNLMSINEIDC
- a CDS encoding serine hydrolase domain-containing protein translates to MNKAILKDYLDSLESKGVPGCDCVIFHKHKPVFRHTTGFADAGKTKHLTSENLFWLFSATKLITCTAIMQLVEKGKVSLDAPVADYLPEYKHLNVKCGSEVVPAKNTLTIRHLLSMQSGLNYNLQASSILKVLEDTEYEATTRQVIRALANEPLEFEPGTHFLYSLSHDVLGAVIEEVSGQKFGEYLEEHILKPLGMKNTGFELTPDRKANMSEQFEYDMDTMTSKPISLANCYKLSSKYESGGAGLLSTADDYILFLDAMCNDGVSADGYRVLTRESIDMMRKDQMNDISKKDFDEFGRIGYSYGLGVRTLVEKERSGVKSPLGEFGWDGAAGAYALIDVKNRLAIFYVQHVRGCGYAYSDIHPKIRDLSYEMLDL
- a CDS encoding methyl-accepting chemotaxis protein, whose product is MKIKSKIYIIFSALIITYLIEAIVFLGISNGILENNFNSLTNTLNKDANQKVKGQLENITSQISLSIESIENQVDESMLNAAYALQEMDSQKTLTDSDLKTIGEKLGMSDLYLTDQNGIFIASTEKAAKGLSLFSIWEGYKDLLNGKAQVLPSTLKIKEETGQIFKFTAIPRKDNKGIIETACESGVVEKALSMYVDNSNSNGINSIQIVDSAGIALTQNLKQGTKAEWTKGKKVENNVVKQVFKDGKAVININGKNGDIFAPVKFGSEIRYVMHVKLDTTIYYSSVSLAKQSLNSTEKKVSSNLIVYTSVSFLVLLLFLLMLFQYLRFVLKSLNKFANVLKSMGKSKTNTLETVNVKEAELNEIQDGINVVTQNYEEIITTIKTSIGNVSGLQQEYSKNMNQAFDTIKQISQASGEMAANNEKEMKHVDEITKVMGTMINTLNNVNSATHSLSDMSNKTHEYVKTSDEGLSKITNAMERVETEVKSSHESIRQLINSSNEISGIVEFINSVTSQTNLLALNAAIEAARAGEAGRGFAVVAEQIRKLANDSSEATSRIVEILGNIKKDIQSTTEGNEKQIIVINDSKSEIDSAKIALKGLIDFTIKSQEQVEEVTNNVELLRQNEKTVEEVVEVVNQAIESNAASSEELQATIENLLLSMEYLSTSQNSITSELKTLDKL
- a CDS encoding TetR/AcrR family transcriptional regulator; translation: MPKIIENIKENLILEGRKILIEKSYKELNIRDTSKNCGIGIGTFYNYFKNKEMFVHEIFMDDWRKVIGLTESLRASKEPLKEKIRKIYICLDGFVDKYLSIFYEISMLKGYSPERDNDIKDLYPMVEEILNIEKANGTIKSPLSPQSLSYFIVSNLVYLSKTKYISFDELYSHMNI
- a CDS encoding MFS transporter; protein product: MNTKNDNKKRIIVLLIFLLGIFMGAIDSGIVSPARTVIKNSFGISESLSVWMVTIYTLAYAVAMPIVSKLSDRYGRKKIYLTSIIVFAVGSFLCGLSNFYGNYTFFLIARVIQAIGGGGIMPIANAFIGNSFPPEKRGTALGFVGGVYGIATILGPTMGSSILDIAGVDNWGWIFFINLPISLLILVLSYNLKENLGDNNNKMDLKGSLVLSIMILSLMYALTNLNYFNFTESIKDLNVYPFLILFVICLPLFILIESKADDPILNLRYFKERQILLTLILGFITGVGLMAVVFIPQFAENILKIKTGNGGYLVTLMSVFAGISAPLGGKFIDKYSAKLVTVLGMICTAFGAFFLAFFTTAYPSFVSIMVGLIFVGFGMGFTMGTPLNYLMLSFVGESESASALSTLSLIRSIGVAISPNIMINFIAEAGKGVQGKVMAVMPEPSAPTFPGSQYMSEYFDMSKMTSGGGVSNTAIEKLKTADVTNVVDVLKDFSSNMLDKLIPTIKDKILEAMSAAPKGAASQINLDKIFNDWKLDYINKIESARATIENTFQTAISTGYRNMFITAGVIAVIGLIAALLLKNKKKSISE